A single window of Acetohalobium arabaticum DSM 5501 DNA harbors:
- the pstC gene encoding phosphate ABC transporter permease subunit PstC, producing MHWKTKEKIIKVVLFIFALSSILFLTGIVITLFNEGLPIFEKVGILEFVFGKEWYPTYDPPGFGIFPLLSASLVVTFGAMIVSVPIGIASAVVISYILPPKVKNIVKPLLELLAGIPSVIYGLFGMKMLGPFLKNVFDLPTGLNGFTASIMLGIMALPIIVSLAEDAICSVPKSFRNASLALGATKWETISRVILPTASSGIVTAVILGMGRAIGETMTVLMVAGGSAVIPKDILMPVRPMTASIAAEMGEAPVGSDHYHALFGIGIVLFFITLLFNIIADIASQQFKEKVSG from the coding sequence GTGCACTGGAAGACTAAAGAAAAGATAATTAAAGTAGTTCTCTTTATATTTGCTCTATCATCAATATTATTCTTAACAGGAATAGTAATTACATTATTTAATGAAGGTCTTCCTATCTTTGAGAAGGTAGGAATTTTGGAATTTGTGTTTGGTAAAGAATGGTATCCAACCTATGATCCACCTGGTTTTGGGATTTTTCCTCTGCTTAGTGCTTCTTTAGTGGTTACTTTTGGGGCTATGATAGTTTCTGTGCCGATAGGAATTGCATCTGCTGTTGTTATTTCTTATATTTTACCGCCTAAAGTAAAGAATATAGTTAAGCCATTACTTGAGTTATTGGCTGGAATACCATCAGTGATTTATGGATTATTTGGAATGAAGATGTTAGGTCCATTCTTAAAAAATGTTTTTGATCTGCCCACGGGATTAAATGGATTTACTGCTTCGATCATGTTGGGTATTATGGCGCTGCCGATTATAGTTAGCTTAGCTGAAGATGCTATTTGTTCAGTTCCTAAAAGTTTTAGAAATGCTTCTTTAGCTTTAGGTGCTACTAAATGGGAAACAATTAGTCGAGTTATCTTACCTACAGCTTCATCAGGAATAGTGACAGCAGTTATTTTAGGAATGGGTAGAGCTATAGGCGAGACTATGACTGTTTTGATGGTAGCCGGTGGTTCGGCAGTTATTCCTAAAGATATATTAATGCCTGTGCGACCAATGACTGCTAGTATAGCTGCTGAGATGGGAGAAGCCCCAGTAGGTAGTGATCATTATCATGCATTGTTTGGAATCGGTATTGTACTTTTCTTCATCACACTTTTGTTTAATATTATAGCGGATATTGCTTCACAGCAGTTTAAGGAGAAGGTGAGTGGATAA